The Bombus fervidus isolate BK054 chromosome 1, iyBomFerv1, whole genome shotgun sequence genome includes a window with the following:
- the Pink gene encoding WD40 repeat domain-containing protein pink isoform X1 — protein MQEFPYVLSEYEEINPLLYKPINSTQRIKYTCFNTSSSYIVLGSTSGSIYLFSRKPCSFIQLIPLSEGAVSRILISPDEKTIALTTNRGIVCLIALKSMPKLIAISTEHIHKQVNCLCWNDNSSEVYIGDGHGKVSVMALSIFTVNGMFQAPTCTLMNLDSSIVQLNFLSPLLLVSTLTRCYICDTIQEQYKQVGNKARHGEFGACFYKTCLIENKSAPDSQKEGKVVNKKGSFNFIAEGNSKIQEENFPQIFCARPGSRLWEVSANGIVMKTHQFKEAFAIPPTIICRPSIRKSVYQKQAEQSWLPQSINFSYLSVIGEKYLFSYTSTGLYVIDPLTATVVLWNNEFSNISLAEAIENKIYLMTSDGEFHCLVLYFLDSLILRLYNKKKYYECLEICLMYKLQLKKLVNNTEINNICDIENRLQIFRDDELSTLLHPLILLLESNTKIIPKKLDSGIVVVNCGNSDLKDEENLGLHSISYRSLQNNERLFETELNIEKEKTSTNLLNGSDNKTKKDEDTNCNTAKEIEESHDETKEKLNLNKSVTQRIQADLEIIYTVVGNIKPSMDEEDLEKIILDIDWRMNVIKDSYENVDELKNFIYEVLRSVELCYFNALLENVSIQLIQSTDNENIIKQIIKAFVNVNAQSCRRCTCGSVYPTNELIEPKFLGIGKSLLKKMLDEYKEECINLCNKVPYMWRDYLPLYTEQHGIMTNDLIRQCLQTRDNIIFSIFLPLLDGKHWNYIATYAKEIQDGQCLFCRKSIKRGNHEEWINWTAVIYEIMKKQGPDIAMTLLIKLEKAIPNVPIDKNIFQSLIFTKLLYQHGMKYAINLNKTNLESSEYNTICSTKIRDQVVEVLEKDLSKPINKNIFENGPHHWGMHYQNKLSACSCCTLSLQTPVLLGNNGIAIFDCGHAYHVNCMIEKKLTACNLHS, from the exons ATGCAGGAATTTCCTTACGTGTTATCAGAGTACGAGGAAATAAATCCTCTTCTTTACAAGCCTATCAATTCAACTCAACGAATCAAG TATACATGTTTCAATACATCTTCCagctatattgtattaggtTCAACCAGTGGCAgtatttatctattttcaaGGAAACCATGCTCATTTATACAGTTAATACCCTTATCG GAAGGGGCAGTTTCTCGTATTCTCATATCACCTGATGAGAAAACAATTGCCTTGACAACAAATCGTGGTATAGTTTGTCTAATAGCTCTAAAATCTATGCCAAAATTGATAGCTATATCAACCGAGCACATTCATAAACAAGTTAACTGCCTGTGTTGGAATGATAATAGCTCCGAAGTATATATTGGAGATGGACATGGAAAAGTTTCTGTTATGGCACTATCTATTTTTACG GTAAATGGCATGTTTCAAGCACCAACTTGTACATTGATGAATTTAGATTCAAGCATTGTACAACTTAATTTCTTATCACCTTTATTATTAGTGTCAACTTTGACTCGTTGTTACATATGTGATACAATACAGGAACAGTATAAACAAGTAGGAAATAAAGCACGGCATGGAGAATTTGGTGCCTGTTTCTATAAAACATGCCTTATAGAGAATAAGAGTGCTCCAGACAGCCAAAAGGAAGGGAAAGTAGTCAATAAAAAGggttcttttaatttcattgcagaaggtaacagtaagatacaagaagaaaattttcctCAAATCTTTTGTGCTAGACCAGGATCTAGACTTTGGGAAGTGTCTGCAAATGGAATAGTAATGAAAACTCATCAGTTTAAAGAAGCATTTGCTATTCCACCTACAATAATATGCAGGCCAAGCATTAGGAAATCTGTTTATCAAAAGCAAGCAGAACAAAGCTGGCTGCCTCAATCTATTAATTTCTCCTATCTGTCTGTTATTGGAGAgaagtatttattttcatatacttCTACTGGCCTATACGTTATTGATCCCCTGACTGCAACTGTGGTACTGTGgaataatgaattttcaaatatatctttAGCAGAAGCTAtcgagaataaaatatatttgatgaCCTCTGATGGGGAATTTCATTgtttagttttatatttcttagatTCCTTGATATTAcgattgtataataaaaagaaatattatgagTGTTTAGAGATATGCCTCATGTATAAactacaattaaaaaaattagtaaataatactgagattaataatatttgtgaTATAGAGAATAGGTTGCAGATATTTAGAGATGATGAATTGTCAACATTATTACATCCTTTAATACTTTTGTTAGAAtctaatacaaaaataattccaaaaaAATTAGATTCAGGTATTGTAGTCGTTAATTGCGGAAATTCAGATCTGAAAGATGAAGAAAATTTGGGGCTTCATTCTATATCCTATCGTTCTTTGCAAAATAATGAAAGGCTTTTTGAAACCGAATTAaacatagaaaaagaaaaaacatcaACCAATTTATTGAATGGTTCcgataataaaacgaaaaaggaTGAAGACACGAATTGCAATACAGCcaaggaaatagaagaaagtcATGATGAAaccaaagaaaaattgaatctGAACAAAAGTGTAACACAAAGAATACAAGCAGATctagaaattatatatacgGTAGTTGGTAATATTAAGCCTTCAATGGACGAAGAAGacttagaaaaaataattttagatataGATTGGAGAATGAATGTTATCAAAGATTCATATGAAAATGTAGATGAATTAAAGAACTTTATATATGAAGTATTAAGAAGTGTAGAACTATGTTATTTCAATGctttattagaaaatgtttcaatACAACTAATACAATCTAcagataatgaaaatattataaaacaaataataaaagctTTTGTTAATGTAAATGCACAAAGCTGCAGAAGATGTACCTGTGGTAGTGTGTATCCAACAAATGAACTAATAGAACCAAAGTTCCTGGGGATTGGTAAATCCCTTCTTAAGAAAATGCTAGATGAATATAAGGAGGAgtgtataaatttatgtaacaaAGTACCTTATATGTGGCGAGATTACTTGCCACTTTACACAGAACAGCATGGTATAATGACGAATGATCTAATACGCCAATGTCTTCAAACTagagataatattatattttccatttttttaccTTTATTGGATGGGAAACATTGGAACTATATAGCGACATACGCGAAAGAAATTCAAGATGGACAGTGTTTGTTCTGTAGAAAGTCTATAAAAAGAGGAAATCACGAAGAATGGATAAACTGGACTGCTGTGATATATGAAATCATGAAGAAACAGGGACCTGATATTGCCATGacattattgataaaattagaGAAAGCTATTCCAAATGTTCCTATTGATAAAAA TATATTTCAgtcattaatatttacaaaacttTTATATCAACATGGGATGAAGTATGCCATTAATCTTAATAAAACTAATTTGGAGTCATCtgaatacaatacaatatgtTCTACAaag ATTCGAGATCAAGTGGTAGAAGTTCTTGAAAAAGACTTAAGTAAaccgattaataaaaatattttcgagaaTGGGCCGCATCATTGGGGAATGCATTATCAGAATAAATTATCTGCATGTTCTTGCTGCACACTGTCCCTTCAAACACCAGTTCTATTAGGTAATAATGGAATCGCAATATTCGATTGCGGCcacgcttaccatgtaaattGTATGATAGAAAAAAAACTCACTGCCTGTAATCTTCATTCTTAA
- the Pink gene encoding WD40 repeat domain-containing protein pink isoform X2: MPKLIAISTEHIHKQVNCLCWNDNSSEVYIGDGHGKVSVMALSIFTVNGMFQAPTCTLMNLDSSIVQLNFLSPLLLVSTLTRCYICDTIQEQYKQVGNKARHGEFGACFYKTCLIENKSAPDSQKEGKVVNKKGSFNFIAEGNSKIQEENFPQIFCARPGSRLWEVSANGIVMKTHQFKEAFAIPPTIICRPSIRKSVYQKQAEQSWLPQSINFSYLSVIGEKYLFSYTSTGLYVIDPLTATVVLWNNEFSNISLAEAIENKIYLMTSDGEFHCLVLYFLDSLILRLYNKKKYYECLEICLMYKLQLKKLVNNTEINNICDIENRLQIFRDDELSTLLHPLILLLESNTKIIPKKLDSGIVVVNCGNSDLKDEENLGLHSISYRSLQNNERLFETELNIEKEKTSTNLLNGSDNKTKKDEDTNCNTAKEIEESHDETKEKLNLNKSVTQRIQADLEIIYTVVGNIKPSMDEEDLEKIILDIDWRMNVIKDSYENVDELKNFIYEVLRSVELCYFNALLENVSIQLIQSTDNENIIKQIIKAFVNVNAQSCRRCTCGSVYPTNELIEPKFLGIGKSLLKKMLDEYKEECINLCNKVPYMWRDYLPLYTEQHGIMTNDLIRQCLQTRDNIIFSIFLPLLDGKHWNYIATYAKEIQDGQCLFCRKSIKRGNHEEWINWTAVIYEIMKKQGPDIAMTLLIKLEKAIPNVPIDKNIFQSLIFTKLLYQHGMKYAINLNKTNLESSEYNTICSTKIRDQVVEVLEKDLSKPINKNIFENGPHHWGMHYQNKLSACSCCTLSLQTPVLLGNNGIAIFDCGHAYHVNCMIEKKLTACNLHS, translated from the exons ATGCCAAAATTGATAGCTATATCAACCGAGCACATTCATAAACAAGTTAACTGCCTGTGTTGGAATGATAATAGCTCCGAAGTATATATTGGAGATGGACATGGAAAAGTTTCTGTTATGGCACTATCTATTTTTACG GTAAATGGCATGTTTCAAGCACCAACTTGTACATTGATGAATTTAGATTCAAGCATTGTACAACTTAATTTCTTATCACCTTTATTATTAGTGTCAACTTTGACTCGTTGTTACATATGTGATACAATACAGGAACAGTATAAACAAGTAGGAAATAAAGCACGGCATGGAGAATTTGGTGCCTGTTTCTATAAAACATGCCTTATAGAGAATAAGAGTGCTCCAGACAGCCAAAAGGAAGGGAAAGTAGTCAATAAAAAGggttcttttaatttcattgcagaaggtaacagtaagatacaagaagaaaattttcctCAAATCTTTTGTGCTAGACCAGGATCTAGACTTTGGGAAGTGTCTGCAAATGGAATAGTAATGAAAACTCATCAGTTTAAAGAAGCATTTGCTATTCCACCTACAATAATATGCAGGCCAAGCATTAGGAAATCTGTTTATCAAAAGCAAGCAGAACAAAGCTGGCTGCCTCAATCTATTAATTTCTCCTATCTGTCTGTTATTGGAGAgaagtatttattttcatatacttCTACTGGCCTATACGTTATTGATCCCCTGACTGCAACTGTGGTACTGTGgaataatgaattttcaaatatatctttAGCAGAAGCTAtcgagaataaaatatatttgatgaCCTCTGATGGGGAATTTCATTgtttagttttatatttcttagatTCCTTGATATTAcgattgtataataaaaagaaatattatgagTGTTTAGAGATATGCCTCATGTATAAactacaattaaaaaaattagtaaataatactgagattaataatatttgtgaTATAGAGAATAGGTTGCAGATATTTAGAGATGATGAATTGTCAACATTATTACATCCTTTAATACTTTTGTTAGAAtctaatacaaaaataattccaaaaaAATTAGATTCAGGTATTGTAGTCGTTAATTGCGGAAATTCAGATCTGAAAGATGAAGAAAATTTGGGGCTTCATTCTATATCCTATCGTTCTTTGCAAAATAATGAAAGGCTTTTTGAAACCGAATTAaacatagaaaaagaaaaaacatcaACCAATTTATTGAATGGTTCcgataataaaacgaaaaaggaTGAAGACACGAATTGCAATACAGCcaaggaaatagaagaaagtcATGATGAAaccaaagaaaaattgaatctGAACAAAAGTGTAACACAAAGAATACAAGCAGATctagaaattatatatacgGTAGTTGGTAATATTAAGCCTTCAATGGACGAAGAAGacttagaaaaaataattttagatataGATTGGAGAATGAATGTTATCAAAGATTCATATGAAAATGTAGATGAATTAAAGAACTTTATATATGAAGTATTAAGAAGTGTAGAACTATGTTATTTCAATGctttattagaaaatgtttcaatACAACTAATACAATCTAcagataatgaaaatattataaaacaaataataaaagctTTTGTTAATGTAAATGCACAAAGCTGCAGAAGATGTACCTGTGGTAGTGTGTATCCAACAAATGAACTAATAGAACCAAAGTTCCTGGGGATTGGTAAATCCCTTCTTAAGAAAATGCTAGATGAATATAAGGAGGAgtgtataaatttatgtaacaaAGTACCTTATATGTGGCGAGATTACTTGCCACTTTACACAGAACAGCATGGTATAATGACGAATGATCTAATACGCCAATGTCTTCAAACTagagataatattatattttccatttttttaccTTTATTGGATGGGAAACATTGGAACTATATAGCGACATACGCGAAAGAAATTCAAGATGGACAGTGTTTGTTCTGTAGAAAGTCTATAAAAAGAGGAAATCACGAAGAATGGATAAACTGGACTGCTGTGATATATGAAATCATGAAGAAACAGGGACCTGATATTGCCATGacattattgataaaattagaGAAAGCTATTCCAAATGTTCCTATTGATAAAAA TATATTTCAgtcattaatatttacaaaacttTTATATCAACATGGGATGAAGTATGCCATTAATCTTAATAAAACTAATTTGGAGTCATCtgaatacaatacaatatgtTCTACAaag ATTCGAGATCAAGTGGTAGAAGTTCTTGAAAAAGACTTAAGTAAaccgattaataaaaatattttcgagaaTGGGCCGCATCATTGGGGAATGCATTATCAGAATAAATTATCTGCATGTTCTTGCTGCACACTGTCCCTTCAAACACCAGTTCTATTAGGTAATAATGGAATCGCAATATTCGATTGCGGCcacgcttaccatgtaaattGTATGATAGAAAAAAAACTCACTGCCTGTAATCTTCATTCTTAA
- the LOC139989422 gene encoding uncharacterized protein, with protein MALQSRSIHSKPTSDTSEIVNNEGKSQNNSISIENKYTSYTFQNFKVRKKCFRENSFCEPKEVQSANKSQNLVRKIIASLERKNKACIANGEFFTKYNRRNDSNLNFDHSFNRNVETYNKIKNEIPVSNMETETSQVSSEDDNKIQNSRPETPTRYHLPVSSNIGTRKKVSLEICIKNSNSKKSVDETFNKQENNFKTNEQSDKNYKEGYVHCNSKNDIEVCNHERKKFYDSSSFDPNRYRVELQNRTDTINSYFLESDQDDHNKNALEKIFMHSEEEEGSLDRSTFKKKLSRSKSLKNFFVSMIKWKKSKTKERPRRFMSCDHLLEDTKIIGSKNDKILPRTSSYQSIVFHQENFEQVKRNATIHPIYGGKRNQQLFEILAKKNEDRKRLLIYGSMENLVKPSAIKNIVKHLENNKTSQLP; from the exons ATGGCGCTACAGTCAAGAAGCATTCACTCGAAACCTACGTCAGATACTTCGGAAATAGTAAACAATGAGGGGAAATCacaaaataattctatttcgaTTGAAAACAAATATACAAGCTATACTTTCCAAAATTTCAAAGTaagaaagaaatgttttaGGGAGAACTCATTTTGTGAGCCAAAAGAGGTGCAATCTGCGAATAAATCCCAAAACCTCGTGAGGAAAATAATTGCTTCtttggaaagaaaaaacaaagctTGTATAGCAAATGGcgaattttttacaaaatataacagAAGAAATGACTCGAATCTTAATTTTGATCACTCCTTCAATAGAAATGTTGAGACCTATAAcaagataaaaaatgaaattccagTTTCAAATATGGAAACAGAAACAAGTCAAGTATCTTCGGAAGATGATAACAAGATACAGAATTCTCGACCAGAAACGCCTACTAGATATCACCTACCTGTATCTTCAAATATTGGAACGAGAAAAAAAGTTTCTCTAGAAATctgtattaaaaatagtaattCTAAGAAATCAGTAGACGAAACTTTCAATAAACaagagaataattttaaaacaaatgaacaatcagataaaaattataaagaaggTTATGTACATTGTAATTCAAAAAATGACATCGAAGTCTGTAAccatgaaagaaaaaaattttatgattCCTCTTCGTTCGATCCTAATCGATATCGGGTCGAGTTACAAAATCGAACAGACActataaattcttattttttagaaaGCGACCAAGACGATCATAACAAAAATGCATTAGAgaagatatttatgcattcaGAGGAGGAAGAGGGAAGTTTAGACAGAAGTACTTTCAAAAAAAAACTCAGTAGAAGTAAGTCACtcaaaaatttctttgtatccatgataaaatggaaaaagtcTAAAACTAAGGAGAGACCTCGACGCTTTATGTCTTGTGATCATTTATTGGAGGACACAAAAATAATTGGttctaaaaatgataaaatattaccaaGGACTTCTTCATATCAATCAATCGTTTTCCATCAAGAAAATTTTGAGCAg gtCAAACGTAACGCGACAATTCATCCTATTTATGGAGGGAAGAGAAATCAACAGCTTTTTGAAATACTTgcaaaaaaaaatgaagatcGTAAACGTCTTCTGATATATGGAAGCATGGAAAATCTTGTAAAACCCTCTGCAATCAAGAACATAGTAAAACATctcgaaaataataaaacgtcaCAGCTACCGTAA